The following coding sequences lie in one Alloacidobacterium dinghuense genomic window:
- a CDS encoding PQQ-binding-like beta-propeller repeat protein: MDAPADWPMVGHDPGGERYSTLIQITPRNVRDLKIAWVYHMRPVTKVEPSHADAKRSYSGAGFHQSEDQPLVVGQTMYVVTPYSRVVALDSSTGQEKWVFEIPDGDNASLRGAAYWPGEGSSGAAIIFGTRRGRMYSISAATGHLNASFGVNGMVNLKTPEVMRTGIDKSYILPSPPTIYKNLIITGAGPGEGPGGKDGGLGPAGDTRAWDARTGKLVWTFHSVPLPGEKGHETWAGDSWKNRSGVNVWGYMTVDVERGILYMPFGAPNNDRVGVDRPGDNLFGSSLVAVKADTGKLLWYFQVVHHDIWDMDTQSPPTLFNVRHGAEIIPAVATVNKNGLMFILNRVTGKPIYDVIERSVPKSNVPGEQTSPTQPVPVLPEPLSQVTLSRSNLYKDTPEHKAWCEKYVDDNDMLLGEVEFTPTQLDRYTVPMPGTQGGVNYYGGAFDPKSGFFIVNVNNLAQPMRIIRNPDGSYINSGPLAGMQRFWNPANHLPCTPTPWGQLVAVNVNTGKIAWRSTLGVTDSLPEGKQDTGRPGLGGAIVTASGLIFIGATDDARFRAFDEKTGKEIWTVKLPAAAESTPITYADERGTQYVAVVATGGGLIGAPLLSDAVIAYSLSGSNAVSSVLESHIATQPEPAASAGSGKPDIAVEPAATQASLFPPGPGRELMLRVCSGCHSANWSATRHMDAKEWNDLVQTMAGRGAVATDEEFDEISAYLARSFPKSGSAPN; encoded by the coding sequence TTGGACGCACCCGCAGACTGGCCGATGGTCGGCCATGACCCGGGAGGAGAGCGGTATTCGACTCTGATCCAGATCACGCCGAGAAACGTTCGTGACCTGAAGATTGCCTGGGTTTATCACATGAGACCCGTCACGAAGGTGGAACCGAGTCATGCTGACGCCAAGCGTTCCTACAGCGGAGCGGGCTTCCACCAGTCTGAAGATCAACCGCTGGTGGTCGGTCAAACCATGTATGTGGTCACACCTTACAGCCGCGTGGTTGCGTTGGATTCATCGACGGGCCAGGAGAAGTGGGTCTTCGAGATTCCGGATGGTGATAACGCTTCCTTGCGCGGCGCAGCATATTGGCCCGGAGAAGGTAGTTCCGGCGCGGCGATCATCTTCGGGACGCGCCGCGGAAGAATGTACTCAATCAGCGCGGCAACCGGCCATCTCAATGCGAGCTTCGGCGTTAACGGAATGGTTAACCTGAAAACGCCGGAGGTGATGAGGACTGGCATCGACAAGAGTTATATCCTGCCGTCGCCGCCCACCATATACAAGAACTTGATCATAACTGGCGCGGGGCCCGGTGAAGGACCGGGCGGTAAGGATGGAGGCTTAGGGCCAGCAGGCGACACGCGCGCCTGGGATGCAAGAACCGGCAAACTTGTCTGGACGTTTCACTCCGTACCTCTTCCCGGAGAGAAAGGGCATGAGACCTGGGCAGGAGACAGTTGGAAGAACCGTTCGGGTGTAAACGTCTGGGGTTACATGACCGTCGATGTGGAGCGCGGCATTCTCTACATGCCCTTCGGAGCTCCGAACAATGACCGCGTCGGCGTGGATCGCCCCGGCGATAATTTATTTGGCTCCTCTCTCGTGGCCGTCAAGGCTGATACTGGCAAATTGCTGTGGTATTTCCAGGTAGTTCACCATGACATCTGGGACATGGACACGCAATCGCCTCCAACTCTGTTCAACGTAAGACATGGCGCCGAAATCATTCCGGCTGTCGCCACGGTCAACAAGAATGGATTGATGTTCATTCTCAATCGTGTCACCGGCAAGCCAATCTACGATGTGATAGAACGGTCTGTTCCAAAGAGCAACGTGCCGGGTGAGCAGACGTCCCCTACCCAGCCCGTTCCGGTCCTGCCGGAACCGCTTTCTCAGGTGACGCTGAGCCGGTCGAATCTCTACAAAGACACTCCGGAGCATAAGGCATGGTGCGAGAAGTACGTTGACGACAACGATATGCTGCTGGGCGAGGTTGAATTTACGCCGACTCAACTCGACCGTTACACCGTCCCCATGCCCGGCACGCAGGGTGGCGTCAATTACTACGGCGGAGCCTTCGATCCGAAGTCGGGCTTCTTTATTGTCAACGTAAACAATCTCGCGCAGCCGATGCGCATCATTCGTAATCCAGACGGGAGCTACATCAACTCCGGTCCACTTGCTGGTATGCAACGCTTTTGGAATCCTGCCAATCACTTGCCCTGTACACCGACTCCCTGGGGACAATTGGTTGCAGTGAACGTCAACACCGGAAAAATCGCCTGGAGATCCACGCTCGGAGTGACCGACAGCTTGCCCGAAGGCAAGCAGGATACGGGCCGGCCAGGTCTGGGCGGAGCCATCGTTACGGCGAGCGGACTCATCTTCATCGGCGCCACAGACGACGCTCGCTTCCGTGCCTTCGATGAAAAAACGGGCAAGGAAATCTGGACGGTAAAGCTTCCGGCGGCCGCCGAGTCCACACCCATCACCTACGCAGATGAACGCGGGACTCAATATGTGGCTGTTGTTGCAACTGGGGGCGGTCTTATCGGCGCCCCGCTCCTCAGCGATGCAGTCATTGCCTATTCACTATCAGGATCGAATGCCGTCTCCTCTGTTTTGGAGAGCCACATAGCTACGCAGCCAGAGCCAGCTGCTTCCGCAGGCTCTGGCAAGCCTGATATCGCCGTGGAACCGGCTGCCACCCAGGCATCTCTCTTTCCTCCCGGTCCAGGACGGGAGCTCATGCTCAGGGTTTGCTCCGGGTGCCACTCGGCGAACTGGTCGGCCACGCGACATATGGACGCGAAGGAGTGGAATGATCTTGTTCAAACAATGGCTGGTCGCGGAGCGGTTGCTACCGATGAGGAGTTTGATGAAATTTCCGCCTATCTGGCAAGGTCTTTTCCCAAGAGTGGCTCGGCGCCGAATTGA